The proteins below come from a single Malus sylvestris chromosome 3, drMalSylv7.2, whole genome shotgun sequence genomic window:
- the LOC126615745 gene encoding protein NRT1/ PTR FAMILY 2.7-like: MDESLSHADISSDSGRRRGGWITFPFIIGALGGLTLAAGGWISNLIVFLIEEFNVNSIDAAQISNVVYGSVCFFPIIGAIIADSFFGSFYVISISSCISLLGIVLLVLTATLNSLKPQPCATGSKLCQPTSALQYAVFYTGITLASLGLGGTRYTLATLGANQFDKPKHQASFFNWFFFTLYSSIVVALTVIVYVEDNLSFKWGFGLCVIANLIGMAIFFSGSRFYKFDKPQGSPFVGFGRVIVASVRKTSLQLSTERKNYYYGHDGVTNKVAAATLSKSFRFLNRAAQKIEGDVKSDGSIAKPWSLCTTQQVEDFKTVLRIFPLWSTALFLATPIAIQSSMSVLQALTMDRHIGPHFKLPSSSVIVIVLFSTSMFLTLIDRFLCPMWQKITGELPSPLQRVGVGHVLTILSMTVSAVMESKRLKIVQEHHLQDQPGTIVPMSIFWLFPQLVLVGIGDAFHFPGQVALFYQEFPMSLRSTSTAMISLIIGFAYYVSTGVVNMVQRVTGWLPNNLNNGKLDNVYWMLAVLGVINFGYYLLCAKLYRYQNVKGADGSPDPDS, from the exons ATGGATGAGTCCCTCTCCCACGCCGATATCTCATCAGATTCTGGTAGAAGACGCGGTGGTTGGATCACTTTCCCGTTCATCattg GGGCTTTGGGAGGCTTGACACTTGCAGCTGGgggatggatctcaaatttgattGTGTTTCTGATTGAAGAGTTCAATGTAAACAGCATTGATGCTGCCCAGATCTCAAACGTAGTTTACGGTTCTGTCTGTTTTTTCCCCATCATTGGAGCAATCATAGCTGACTCATTCTTTGGCTCATTCTACGTTATCTCAATATCCTCATGCATTTCCTTGCTG GGCATCGTTCTCCTAGTTTTAACCGCAACGCTAAATTCGTTGAAGCCTCAACCTTGTGCTACCGGCTCAAAGTTATGCCAACCGACCTCGGCATTACAGTATGCAGTCTTCTACACCGGCATAACTCTCGCATCTCTTGGCTTGGGAGGTACCCGCTATACCTTGGCAACACTTGGGGCCAATCAATTTGACAAGCCTAAGCATCAAGCAAGTTTCTTCAACTGGTTCTTCTTTACTCTGTACTCTAGTATAGTGGTAGCCCTAACTGTCATTGTCTACGTTGAAGATAACCTCAGTTTTAAATGGGGGTTTGGTCTATGTGTCATCGCCAACCTAATCGGCATGGCCATTTTCTTCTCTGGAAGCCGTTTCTATAAATTCGATAAACCACAAGGGAGTCCATTTGTTGGTTTCGGTCGTGTTATTGTTGCCTCTGTTCGGAAAACAAGTCTCCAGCTATCAACTGAAAGAAAGAATTATTATTATGGACATGATGGAGTGACAAACAAGGTGGCTGCAGCAACACTTAGCAAGAGTTTCAG ATTCCTTAACCGTGCAGCACAGAAAATTGAAGGAGACGTGAAATCAGATGGCTCAATTGCGAAACCATGGAGCTTATGCACAACGCAACAAGTGGAAGATTTCAAGACCGTTCTAAGAATTTTTCCACTATGGTCTACAGCTTTATTCTTAGCTACCCCAATAGCAATCCAATCCAGCATGTCAGTCCTGCAGGCTCTAACCATGGACCGTCACATTGGCCCCCATTTTAAATTGCCATCTAGTTCTGTTATAGTCATTGTTCTATTCTCAACATCCATGTTTCTAACCCTAATTGATAGATTCTTATGCCCCATGTGGCAGAAGATCACTGGTGAGTTACCGTCTCCCCTCCAGCGTGTAGGAGTAGGACACGTGTTAACCATTCTCAGCATGACTGTTTCAGCAGTGATGGAGTCCAAAAGGCTCAAAATAGTGCAAGAACACCACCTCCAAGACCAGCCTGGTACTATTGTTCCAATGTCGATCTTTTGGCTTTTCCCACAGTTAGTTTTGGTAGGCATTGGAGATGCATTTCATTTTCCAGGACAGGTTGCATTGTTTTATCAAGAATTTCCCATGTCACTGCGAAGCACATCGACGGCCATGATCTCATTGATTATTGGGTTTGCATATTATGTAAGCACAGGTGTGGTTAATATGGTCCAAAGGGTTACTGGATGGTTACCAAACAATCTAAATAATGGGAAGCTGGACAATGTTTATTGGATGCTAGCTGTGCTGGGGGTGATAAACTTCGGCTATTATTTGTTGTGTGCTAAGTTGTACAGGTATCAAAATGTAAAGGGTGCAGATGGTAGTCCTGACCCAGATAGCTAG